A genomic segment from Neodiprion lecontei isolate iyNeoLeco1 chromosome 1, iyNeoLeco1.1, whole genome shotgun sequence encodes:
- the LOC107223368 gene encoding protein mahjong isoform X2, which produces MPFFTTLVTLRFVWIILSSNEFSTASIIHGYGAFHSTATNLRIENFLHFVTKVMATVESLAEVTDVVQILRQWEEDHVSPTYDPIPTLQRLAEIIEIETENYLKMDPDPFDERHPSRTDPECNFGHILKVLFRKDNFMTKLINDYLRDTYWTRSGINGRDVRKLNIAACRLMLDILPGLETSAVFQPDMDGLIHRLFSWAEKSIEPLQSYATGLLAAAMEVQDIATGFREQNGKMVPLMLQRLHKLQEKALENRHAAVNTRPFAHFGQNRNSLGDTEHKGTPGKRKVREKKHENGTMKSPTHSIFCSDEEDSIQSSDEMPPSKKLKSQNNMENAVLTPVKSNDNTRDSYPEIMSPPLSIPRITTYTTLQVTPAKNQNTRVTPPRPVNILASGRSNLSKPQTQVINPPSLLLEGNSNSSWAEMESYVIGNVQIHPPTLATRQMLILRYLTPMGEYQEFLGHVFEQNALELILNYINVRETKDSRLAFEALKYLASLLCHKKFSIEFLSMGGLQKLLDVPRPSVAATGVSICLYYLAYCEDAMERVCLLPKHIITDLVKYALWLLERSHDSGRCHATMFFGFSFPFKVILEEFDLQDGLRKLYNVISTLPILNIDDDPALNDDEECASRQIVRHVAVALKRYMEVHLYVKAEQLQRAENARTERDTWQPSLPPYKACKLSSEEVQAKVEVLQELMSVRALWPPVEELYRLGGITLLLQIIAFAREWNYSGRVHTTSSAETVRSCLEVVAICSVVPKVMLLLCERVDMPDMSMTMAINLLLAAAECEIIADADVQRAALRAVVNCVCAPINRVGGNVARFSLTGSAKKKTNNHNSEELIQKVWESVRSNNGIMVLLQLMMVKTPITDADSIRALACRALAGLARSEKVRQIISKLRMFTDGQIQVLMKDPILQEKRQEHVMFQKYALELMERVSGKAKPTGSEYEISLASLHRANVVAQTRIQYNEQQLMQLMHQHLLARGLNETAATLQKEASLDSSAIMKPATSHQAFHYRSPAVTGTRIGFSPVAPVNLYNTSRGSQRDVTVRTGSTPTSGSARFISHSGSCSSTSPLPNNTPIRIKLADALGPTPVSTNINQPIKLQINPKKCQVDRQPITATTICQSISQPQSGICRSLQKQISSDPGGPGLEVATTSNIATVTLDSIITEYLTNQHALCKNPMVTCPQFNLLEPHKCPDPRAKNSSPTNLAVRLTRRSLGMDSRRLDRRYIYSRFCPVKTFKPTDIDGTFSCCTFSSCQQYLMLGTQTGEVKMFNAHTGTEEATYQCHESYVSHMECSQKDYAEFGKLQERIIGTQGESATIYDIATGKLLLTLTPSISNQYTRNRATFSMNDELVLSDGILWDVNSGKEIHKFDKLNQTLNGVFHPNGTEVVSNTEVWDLRTFHLLKTVVTLDQMDVIFSPVNNIIYAVALDQDNEDETNYVTSFKTLDALDYKSIATCDVKRGIFDLACNKHDTQIAIVENQGDFGTIQESCVRLYDVGRRRDDEDEAEEDDDEDDIDASDDDGSNSASDDNNADDGDNGDAAGDDNADDNDRNDGDDNDDGADGDNSGDDSADYDPNDDINGSDLSDDFSISDMDDLEILFS; this is translated from the exons ATGCCCTTCTTCACCACACTCGTAACACTGAGATTTGTCTGGATAATCCTTTCGTCGAATGAATTCAGTACTGCGTCCATTATCCACGGCTATGGAGCTTTTCACAGTACGGCCACCAATCTgagaatagaaaattttcttcattttgt AACAAAAGTCATGGCGACAGTAGAATCACTTGCGGAAGTAACAGATGTTGTTCAAATTCTGCGTCAGTGGGAAGAAGACCATGTTTCACCGACGTATGATCCAATACCAACATTGCAACGTTTGGctgaaattatagaaataGAGACAGAAAATTACTTAAAAATGGATCCAGATCCATTTGACGAAAGGCACCCTTCACGCACTGATCCAGAATGTAATTTTGGACATATTTTGAAAGTTTTGTTTAGAAAGGACAACTTCATGACAAAG CTGATAAATGATTATCTAAGAGACACGTACTGGACACGGTCAGGTATTAACGGTCGTGATGTGCGAAAGTTGAATATTGCAGCCTGCCGTTTGATGTTGGACATATTGCCAGGCCTAGAAACATCAGCAGTGTTTCAACCCGATATGGATGGGCTTATCCATAGGCTTTTTTCGTGGGCTGAAAAAAGCATAGAGCCTTTACAAAGTTATGCCACCGGTTTGTTAGCTGCTGCAATGGAAGTTCAAGACATTGCTACAGGATTTAGAGAACAGAATGGTAAAATGGTGCCTTTGATGCTGCAAAGATTACACAAGCTACAAGAAAAAGCTTTGGAAAATCGTCATGCAGCAGTTAACACAAGACCATTTGCACATTTTGGTCAGAATAGAAATAGCCTGGGTGATACTGAACACAAAGGTACTCCTGGAAAACGGAAAGTGAGAGAGAAGAAACATGAAAATGGAACAATGAAAAGCCCTACGCACTCAATTTTTTGCTCAGATGAAGAAGACTCGATTCAAAGTTCGGACGAAATGCCACCAAGCAAAAAACTCAAGTCTCAAAATAACATGGAAAATGCTGTTTTAACACCTGTTAAATCTAACGATAACACCAGAGATTCATACCCCGAGATTATGTCCCCACCGTTATCTATTCCTCGTATAACTACCTATACAACTTTACAAGTTACACCAGCGAAGAATCAAAACACTCGTGTAACACCACCAAGACCTGTCAACATATTGGCATCTGGTAGATCTAATTTGTCTAAACCTCAGACTCAAGTAATCAACCCGCCTTCCTTGCTTCTAGAAGGTAATTCGAATTCGTCCTGGGCTGAAATGGAGTCTTACGTTATTGGCAATGTTCAAATACATCCGCCCACTTTGGCTACTCGTCAGATGCTGATTTTAAGGTACCTCACACCAATGGGAGAATACCAAGAATTTCTTGGGCACGTATTCGAGCAAAACGCTTTGGAATTGATATTAAACTACATAAATGTACGGGAAACAAAGGATAGTCGCTTAGCTTTTGAAGCTTTAAAATACTTAGCATCTTTACTGtgtcataaaaaattttctatcgaGTTCCTAAGTATGGGTGGATTACAAAAACTCTTAGATGTACCAAGACCCAGTGTCGCGGCAACTGGTGTTTCTATTTGTTTGTATTATCTTGCATACTGTGAGGATGCTATGGAAAGAGTTTGTCTCTTACCGAAACATATAATAACCGATTTAGTGAAATATGCATTGTGGTTACTGGAGAGAAGTCACGATTCTGGTAGATGTCATGCAACAATGTTCTTTggattttcatttcctttcaAAGTTATTCTGGAAGAATTTGATCTCCAAGATGGACTTAGGAAATTATACAATGTT ATATCTACATTACCCATTCTAAACATTGATGATGACCCGGCTTTGAATGATGATGAAGAATGTGCGTCAAGACAAATAGTAAGACATGTTGCTGTAGCACTGAAAAGGTACATGGAGGTTCATTTATATGTAAAAGCAGAACAACTACAACGAGCTGAAAATGCCAGAACAGAAAGAGATACCTGGCAACCATCTCTACCTCCATATAAG GCTTGTAAATTAAGCAGTGAAGAAGTACAGGCAAAAGTCGAGGTTCTGCAGGAACTGATGTCCGTTAGAGCATTGTGGCCTCCTGTTGAAGAACTTTACAGACTTGGTGGTATCACATTGTTATTGCAAATTATTGCCTTTGCTAGGGAATGGAATTACAGTGGACG cGTTCACACAACTTCTAGCGCTGAAACTGTTCGCTCATGTTTAGAGGTTGTTGCTATCTGTTCTGTGGTACCAAAAGTCATGCTTTTACTGTGTGAAAGAGTTGACATGCCTGACATGTCGATGACAATGGCCATAAACCTTTTACTAGCAGCAGCGGAATGTGAAATTATTGCTGATGCTGACGTCCAGAGAGCTGCTTTAAGAGCTGTAGTCAATTGTGTCTGCGCACCTATCAACAGA GTTGGTGGAAATGTGGCAAGATTTTCATTAACTGGCTCAGCTAAGAAGAAAACTAATAATCATAACAGTGAGGAACTTATACAGAAAGTGTGGGAAAGTGTGAGATCTAATAATGGAATAATG GTTCTTCTACAATTAATGATGGTCAAAACTCCGATCACTGATGCAGATAGTATCCGTGCATTGGCATGTCGAGCACTAGCTGGTTTAGCGCGCAGTGAGAAAGTGAGACAAATTATCAGTAAACTGCGTATGTTCACTGATGGCCAAATACAGGTCTTGATGAAGGACCCCAtattacaagaaaaaagaCAAGAACATGTCATGTTCCAAAAATATGCTCTTGAGTTGATGGAGAGGGTTTCTGGCAAAGCAAAACCAACTGGGAGCGAATACGAAATTTCTTTGGCAAGTTTACATCGG GCAAATGTTGTTGCCCAAACAAGAATACAGTATAATGAACAGCAACTGATGCAACTTATGCATCAGCATCTCCTCGCAAGAGGACTTAATGAAACAGCAGCAACCCTACAAAAAGAAGCTAGTCTTGATTCATCGGCTATCATGAAACCTGCCACTTCACATCAAGCGTTTCACTACAGAAGCCCTGCTGTAACCGGA ACGAGGATAGGATTCTCACCCGTTGCACCAGTCAACTTATACAATACCAGCAGAGGAAGTCAAAGAGATGTTACTGTACGAACTGGAAGTACTCCAACTTCTGGGTCGGCTCGGTTCATATCACATTCTGGTTCCTGTTCCAGCACTTCACCTCTTCCTAACAATACACCTATCAGAATAAAGCTAGCAGATGCACTTGGACCAACTCCAGTCAGTACCAACATCAACCAGCCAATCAAATTACAGATAAATCCAAA AAAATGTCAGGTGGATAGACAACCAATAACAGCCACAACTATTTGTCAGTCAATCTCACAACCACAAAGTGGCATCTGTAGATCACTTCAAAAACAGATATCAAGTGACCCTGGAGGCCCAGGCCTTGAAGTAGCTACTACTTCTAATATCGCTACTGTAACCTTGGACTCCATTATTACCGAATACTTAACTAACCAACATGCATTGTGCAAAAACCCCATGGTCACTTGTCCGCAATTCAATCTTTTGGA GCCACACAAATGTCCAGATCCACGTGCAAAAAACTCATCTCCGACAAATTTAGCAGTCAGACTTACCAGAAGATCGTTAGGAATGGACAGTAGACGACTGGATAGAAGATACATTTATAGTCGATTTTGCCCTGTAAAGACGTTCAAGCCCACAGATATTGATGGCACGTTTAGTTGCTGTACATTTTCC TCATGTCAGCAGTACTTGATGCTCGGTACTCAAACCGGAGAAGTGAAGATGTTCAATGCTCATACTGGTACCGAAGAAGCAACCTATCAATGTCACGAGTCGTACGTCTCACACATGGAGTGCAGTCAGAAAG ACTATGCGGAATTCGGAAAATTACAGGAGCGAATTATTGGTACTCAAGGAGAAAGTGCTACA ATATACGATATAGCAACTGGTAAGCTCCTTTTGACTTTAACACCTTCGATTTCCAACCAGTATACCAGGAACCGAGCAACATTCAGTATGAATGACGAACTGGTTTTAAGTGACGGTATTCTATGGGATGTAAATTCTGGCAAAGAAATCCATAAGTTTGATAAGCttaatcaaactttgaatgGTGTATTTCATCCTAATGGAACTGAAGTTGTTTCAAATACCGAAGTTTGGGATCTTAGGACATTTCATTTATTGAAAACAGTCGTGACATTGGATCAGATGgatgttattttttcaccagtCAATAATATTATCTATGCAGTTGCCCTGGATCAGGACAACGAAGATGAAACCAATTACGTTACATCATTCAAAACTTTGGATGCCTTGGACTACAAGAGTATCG CTACGTGTGATGTAAAGAGAGGTATATTTGATTTGGCTTGCAACAAACACGACACACAAATTGCAATCGTAGAAAATCAGGGTGATTTCGGTACCATTCAAGAATCTTGCGTCAGGCTCTACGATGTTGGGAGACGAAGAGATGACGAAGATGAGGCTGAAGAAGATGACGATGAAGATGATATTGATGCAAGTGATGATGATGGCTCCAACTCCGCTTCGGACGACAACAATGCAGATG ATGGTGATAATGGCGATGCTGCCGGTGATGACAATGCAGATGATAATGACCGAAACGACGgggatgataatgatgatggtGCAGATGGTGATAATTCGGGTGATGACAGTGCGGACTATGACCCTAATGATGATATTAATGGTTCAGATCTCTCTGATGATTTCTCAATTTCGGATATGGATGATCTTGAGATATTGTTCTCCTGA
- the LOC107223368 gene encoding protein mahjong isoform X1: MNHKFGHVQTAFGSRSLCRWRQSCITKVMATVESLAEVTDVVQILRQWEEDHVSPTYDPIPTLQRLAEIIEIETENYLKMDPDPFDERHPSRTDPECNFGHILKVLFRKDNFMTKLINDYLRDTYWTRSGINGRDVRKLNIAACRLMLDILPGLETSAVFQPDMDGLIHRLFSWAEKSIEPLQSYATGLLAAAMEVQDIATGFREQNGKMVPLMLQRLHKLQEKALENRHAAVNTRPFAHFGQNRNSLGDTEHKGTPGKRKVREKKHENGTMKSPTHSIFCSDEEDSIQSSDEMPPSKKLKSQNNMENAVLTPVKSNDNTRDSYPEIMSPPLSIPRITTYTTLQVTPAKNQNTRVTPPRPVNILASGRSNLSKPQTQVINPPSLLLEGNSNSSWAEMESYVIGNVQIHPPTLATRQMLILRYLTPMGEYQEFLGHVFEQNALELILNYINVRETKDSRLAFEALKYLASLLCHKKFSIEFLSMGGLQKLLDVPRPSVAATGVSICLYYLAYCEDAMERVCLLPKHIITDLVKYALWLLERSHDSGRCHATMFFGFSFPFKVILEEFDLQDGLRKLYNVISTLPILNIDDDPALNDDEECASRQIVRHVAVALKRYMEVHLYVKAEQLQRAENARTERDTWQPSLPPYKACKLSSEEVQAKVEVLQELMSVRALWPPVEELYRLGGITLLLQIIAFAREWNYSGRVHTTSSAETVRSCLEVVAICSVVPKVMLLLCERVDMPDMSMTMAINLLLAAAECEIIADADVQRAALRAVVNCVCAPINRVGGNVARFSLTGSAKKKTNNHNSEELIQKVWESVRSNNGIMVLLQLMMVKTPITDADSIRALACRALAGLARSEKVRQIISKLRMFTDGQIQVLMKDPILQEKRQEHVMFQKYALELMERVSGKAKPTGSEYEISLASLHRANVVAQTRIQYNEQQLMQLMHQHLLARGLNETAATLQKEASLDSSAIMKPATSHQAFHYRSPAVTGTRIGFSPVAPVNLYNTSRGSQRDVTVRTGSTPTSGSARFISHSGSCSSTSPLPNNTPIRIKLADALGPTPVSTNINQPIKLQINPKKCQVDRQPITATTICQSISQPQSGICRSLQKQISSDPGGPGLEVATTSNIATVTLDSIITEYLTNQHALCKNPMVTCPQFNLLEPHKCPDPRAKNSSPTNLAVRLTRRSLGMDSRRLDRRYIYSRFCPVKTFKPTDIDGTFSCCTFSSCQQYLMLGTQTGEVKMFNAHTGTEEATYQCHESYVSHMECSQKGNLLLTSTTWRRRMSTLWSIGTFFDMKLSLDNEDYAEFGKLQERIIGTQGESATIYDIATGKLLLTLTPSISNQYTRNRATFSMNDELVLSDGILWDVNSGKEIHKFDKLNQTLNGVFHPNGTEVVSNTEVWDLRTFHLLKTVVTLDQMDVIFSPVNNIIYAVALDQDNEDETNYVTSFKTLDALDYKSIATCDVKRGIFDLACNKHDTQIAIVENQGDFGTIQESCVRLYDVGRRRDDEDEAEEDDDEDDIDASDDDGSNSASDDNNADDGDNGDAAGDDNADDNDRNDGDDNDDGADGDNSGDDSADYDPNDDINGSDLSDDFSISDMDDLEILFS, translated from the exons ATGAATCATAAATTTGGCCATGTGCAGACCGCGTTCGGCAGTCGAAGCTTGTGTCGGTGGCGACAGTCTTGTAT AACAAAAGTCATGGCGACAGTAGAATCACTTGCGGAAGTAACAGATGTTGTTCAAATTCTGCGTCAGTGGGAAGAAGACCATGTTTCACCGACGTATGATCCAATACCAACATTGCAACGTTTGGctgaaattatagaaataGAGACAGAAAATTACTTAAAAATGGATCCAGATCCATTTGACGAAAGGCACCCTTCACGCACTGATCCAGAATGTAATTTTGGACATATTTTGAAAGTTTTGTTTAGAAAGGACAACTTCATGACAAAG CTGATAAATGATTATCTAAGAGACACGTACTGGACACGGTCAGGTATTAACGGTCGTGATGTGCGAAAGTTGAATATTGCAGCCTGCCGTTTGATGTTGGACATATTGCCAGGCCTAGAAACATCAGCAGTGTTTCAACCCGATATGGATGGGCTTATCCATAGGCTTTTTTCGTGGGCTGAAAAAAGCATAGAGCCTTTACAAAGTTATGCCACCGGTTTGTTAGCTGCTGCAATGGAAGTTCAAGACATTGCTACAGGATTTAGAGAACAGAATGGTAAAATGGTGCCTTTGATGCTGCAAAGATTACACAAGCTACAAGAAAAAGCTTTGGAAAATCGTCATGCAGCAGTTAACACAAGACCATTTGCACATTTTGGTCAGAATAGAAATAGCCTGGGTGATACTGAACACAAAGGTACTCCTGGAAAACGGAAAGTGAGAGAGAAGAAACATGAAAATGGAACAATGAAAAGCCCTACGCACTCAATTTTTTGCTCAGATGAAGAAGACTCGATTCAAAGTTCGGACGAAATGCCACCAAGCAAAAAACTCAAGTCTCAAAATAACATGGAAAATGCTGTTTTAACACCTGTTAAATCTAACGATAACACCAGAGATTCATACCCCGAGATTATGTCCCCACCGTTATCTATTCCTCGTATAACTACCTATACAACTTTACAAGTTACACCAGCGAAGAATCAAAACACTCGTGTAACACCACCAAGACCTGTCAACATATTGGCATCTGGTAGATCTAATTTGTCTAAACCTCAGACTCAAGTAATCAACCCGCCTTCCTTGCTTCTAGAAGGTAATTCGAATTCGTCCTGGGCTGAAATGGAGTCTTACGTTATTGGCAATGTTCAAATACATCCGCCCACTTTGGCTACTCGTCAGATGCTGATTTTAAGGTACCTCACACCAATGGGAGAATACCAAGAATTTCTTGGGCACGTATTCGAGCAAAACGCTTTGGAATTGATATTAAACTACATAAATGTACGGGAAACAAAGGATAGTCGCTTAGCTTTTGAAGCTTTAAAATACTTAGCATCTTTACTGtgtcataaaaaattttctatcgaGTTCCTAAGTATGGGTGGATTACAAAAACTCTTAGATGTACCAAGACCCAGTGTCGCGGCAACTGGTGTTTCTATTTGTTTGTATTATCTTGCATACTGTGAGGATGCTATGGAAAGAGTTTGTCTCTTACCGAAACATATAATAACCGATTTAGTGAAATATGCATTGTGGTTACTGGAGAGAAGTCACGATTCTGGTAGATGTCATGCAACAATGTTCTTTggattttcatttcctttcaAAGTTATTCTGGAAGAATTTGATCTCCAAGATGGACTTAGGAAATTATACAATGTT ATATCTACATTACCCATTCTAAACATTGATGATGACCCGGCTTTGAATGATGATGAAGAATGTGCGTCAAGACAAATAGTAAGACATGTTGCTGTAGCACTGAAAAGGTACATGGAGGTTCATTTATATGTAAAAGCAGAACAACTACAACGAGCTGAAAATGCCAGAACAGAAAGAGATACCTGGCAACCATCTCTACCTCCATATAAG GCTTGTAAATTAAGCAGTGAAGAAGTACAGGCAAAAGTCGAGGTTCTGCAGGAACTGATGTCCGTTAGAGCATTGTGGCCTCCTGTTGAAGAACTTTACAGACTTGGTGGTATCACATTGTTATTGCAAATTATTGCCTTTGCTAGGGAATGGAATTACAGTGGACG cGTTCACACAACTTCTAGCGCTGAAACTGTTCGCTCATGTTTAGAGGTTGTTGCTATCTGTTCTGTGGTACCAAAAGTCATGCTTTTACTGTGTGAAAGAGTTGACATGCCTGACATGTCGATGACAATGGCCATAAACCTTTTACTAGCAGCAGCGGAATGTGAAATTATTGCTGATGCTGACGTCCAGAGAGCTGCTTTAAGAGCTGTAGTCAATTGTGTCTGCGCACCTATCAACAGA GTTGGTGGAAATGTGGCAAGATTTTCATTAACTGGCTCAGCTAAGAAGAAAACTAATAATCATAACAGTGAGGAACTTATACAGAAAGTGTGGGAAAGTGTGAGATCTAATAATGGAATAATG GTTCTTCTACAATTAATGATGGTCAAAACTCCGATCACTGATGCAGATAGTATCCGTGCATTGGCATGTCGAGCACTAGCTGGTTTAGCGCGCAGTGAGAAAGTGAGACAAATTATCAGTAAACTGCGTATGTTCACTGATGGCCAAATACAGGTCTTGATGAAGGACCCCAtattacaagaaaaaagaCAAGAACATGTCATGTTCCAAAAATATGCTCTTGAGTTGATGGAGAGGGTTTCTGGCAAAGCAAAACCAACTGGGAGCGAATACGAAATTTCTTTGGCAAGTTTACATCGG GCAAATGTTGTTGCCCAAACAAGAATACAGTATAATGAACAGCAACTGATGCAACTTATGCATCAGCATCTCCTCGCAAGAGGACTTAATGAAACAGCAGCAACCCTACAAAAAGAAGCTAGTCTTGATTCATCGGCTATCATGAAACCTGCCACTTCACATCAAGCGTTTCACTACAGAAGCCCTGCTGTAACCGGA ACGAGGATAGGATTCTCACCCGTTGCACCAGTCAACTTATACAATACCAGCAGAGGAAGTCAAAGAGATGTTACTGTACGAACTGGAAGTACTCCAACTTCTGGGTCGGCTCGGTTCATATCACATTCTGGTTCCTGTTCCAGCACTTCACCTCTTCCTAACAATACACCTATCAGAATAAAGCTAGCAGATGCACTTGGACCAACTCCAGTCAGTACCAACATCAACCAGCCAATCAAATTACAGATAAATCCAAA AAAATGTCAGGTGGATAGACAACCAATAACAGCCACAACTATTTGTCAGTCAATCTCACAACCACAAAGTGGCATCTGTAGATCACTTCAAAAACAGATATCAAGTGACCCTGGAGGCCCAGGCCTTGAAGTAGCTACTACTTCTAATATCGCTACTGTAACCTTGGACTCCATTATTACCGAATACTTAACTAACCAACATGCATTGTGCAAAAACCCCATGGTCACTTGTCCGCAATTCAATCTTTTGGA GCCACACAAATGTCCAGATCCACGTGCAAAAAACTCATCTCCGACAAATTTAGCAGTCAGACTTACCAGAAGATCGTTAGGAATGGACAGTAGACGACTGGATAGAAGATACATTTATAGTCGATTTTGCCCTGTAAAGACGTTCAAGCCCACAGATATTGATGGCACGTTTAGTTGCTGTACATTTTCC TCATGTCAGCAGTACTTGATGCTCGGTACTCAAACCGGAGAAGTGAAGATGTTCAATGCTCATACTGGTACCGAAGAAGCAACCTATCAATGTCACGAGTCGTACGTCTCACACATGGAGTGCAGTCAGAAAGGTAATCTCTTGTTAACATCCACAACCTGGAGAAGACGAATGTCTACTCTTTGGAGTATTGGTACCTTTTTTGACATGAAATTATCTCTTGACAACGAAGACTATGCGGAATTCGGAAAATTACAGGAGCGAATTATTGGTACTCAAGGAGAAAGTGCTACA ATATACGATATAGCAACTGGTAAGCTCCTTTTGACTTTAACACCTTCGATTTCCAACCAGTATACCAGGAACCGAGCAACATTCAGTATGAATGACGAACTGGTTTTAAGTGACGGTATTCTATGGGATGTAAATTCTGGCAAAGAAATCCATAAGTTTGATAAGCttaatcaaactttgaatgGTGTATTTCATCCTAATGGAACTGAAGTTGTTTCAAATACCGAAGTTTGGGATCTTAGGACATTTCATTTATTGAAAACAGTCGTGACATTGGATCAGATGgatgttattttttcaccagtCAATAATATTATCTATGCAGTTGCCCTGGATCAGGACAACGAAGATGAAACCAATTACGTTACATCATTCAAAACTTTGGATGCCTTGGACTACAAGAGTATCG CTACGTGTGATGTAAAGAGAGGTATATTTGATTTGGCTTGCAACAAACACGACACACAAATTGCAATCGTAGAAAATCAGGGTGATTTCGGTACCATTCAAGAATCTTGCGTCAGGCTCTACGATGTTGGGAGACGAAGAGATGACGAAGATGAGGCTGAAGAAGATGACGATGAAGATGATATTGATGCAAGTGATGATGATGGCTCCAACTCCGCTTCGGACGACAACAATGCAGATG ATGGTGATAATGGCGATGCTGCCGGTGATGACAATGCAGATGATAATGACCGAAACGACGgggatgataatgatgatggtGCAGATGGTGATAATTCGGGTGATGACAGTGCGGACTATGACCCTAATGATGATATTAATGGTTCAGATCTCTCTGATGATTTCTCAATTTCGGATATGGATGATCTTGAGATATTGTTCTCCTGA